In Helicobacter bilis, a genomic segment contains:
- a CDS encoding arginase, with translation MIEILGIASDIAGGKLGSAKGVALLCEYMREKNLAILHDKNYLSLDSSTIPPAKKDDYTKHIDVLYDFFKDKVAKRAEGIICENNFPFIISGDHSSALAVAQGIQNALPDERIGIIWIDAHADIHTPFSTFSGNLHGMPLAAIIGHKAPNKNTLTQSQEESWEKLMNISKDSIQPENIVYCGIRSLEKAEQDVIDSKNICVFSVESLQKGRADCIEKMKEVLTQSTKIYVSVDIDVLDCSEFQSTGCNEPNGLYMQELIMLTKDIIESFSHKIIAFELSEFNPTLGNTKEQDKAAVCNFLHEVIESLTNNVVLQR, from the coding sequence ATGATAGAGATTCTAGGAATAGCTTCTGATATTGCAGGGGGGAAGCTTGGCTCAGCAAAAGGTGTTGCGTTGCTATGTGAGTATATGAGAGAGAAGAATCTTGCTATTTTGCATGATAAAAATTATCTCTCTTTAGATAGTAGCACAATCCCACCAGCAAAAAAAGATGACTATACAAAGCATATTGATGTATTGTATGATTTTTTTAAAGATAAAGTCGCTAAAAGGGCTGAAGGGATTATTTGTGAGAATAATTTCCCATTTATTATTAGTGGGGATCACTCAAGTGCATTGGCAGTAGCACAAGGCATTCAAAATGCGCTACCAGATGAGAGAATAGGCATAATTTGGATTGACGCACATGCAGACATTCACACGCCTTTTAGCACTTTTAGCGGTAATTTGCATGGTATGCCCTTAGCCGCCATCATAGGACATAAAGCCCCAAATAAAAACACACTCACACAATCACAAGAAGAATCTTGGGAAAAGTTAATGAATATTTCAAAAGATTCTATACAACCAGAAAATATCGTGTATTGCGGTATTAGAAGCTTAGAGAAAGCAGAACAAGATGTTATAGATTCTAAAAATATATGTGTCTTTAGTGTGGAATCTTTACAAAAGGGCAGGGCAGACTGCATAGAAAAGATGAAAGAAGTCTTAACTCAAAGCACAAAGATTTATGTGAGTGTAGATATAGATGTGCTTGATTGCAGTGAGTTTCAAAGCACAGGTTGCAACGAGCCAAATGGGCTGTATATGCAAGAGCTAATCATGCTTACTAAAGATATTATAGAATCTTTTTCACATAAAATCATCGCCTTTGAGCTGAGTGAATTTAACCCAACCTTAGGCAACACAAAAGAACAAGACAAAGCCGCAGTATGCAACTTTTTACATGAGGTTATAGAATCTTTAACAAATAATGTTGTATTGCAAAGATAG
- the purB gene encoding adenylosuccinate lyase — MVERYAREEMKKLWDMNAKYSAWLEVEKALVRGWNKLGLIPDSDCEKICKNAKFDIARIDEIEAVTKHDLIAFTTSVAESLGEESRWVHYGITSSDCIDTAVALQMRDSLKIILDDIRQVREAIKTRAYQHKDTLMVGRSHGIHGEPITFGLVLAIWYDELGRHLKALESTLEVISVGQLSGAMGNLAHTPMELETLVCKELGLKPAPVSNQVIQRDRYARLMSDLALLASSCEKIAVEVRHLQRTEVYEAEEYFESGQKGSSAMPHKRNPVLSENITGLCRMIRAYALPAMENVALWHERDISHSSVERFILPDSFITTDFMLMRLKGLLEKLVVYPKNMMKNLNLTGGLVFSQRILLELPKKGVSREDAYKIVQRNAMKVWGDLQGGKSALNDKGESLYLQYLLADSELVGLIGEAAIRECFEFSYYTKNVDSIFKRVFG; from the coding sequence ATGGTAGAGCGATACGCAAGAGAAGAGATGAAAAAGCTATGGGATATGAATGCCAAGTATTCCGCGTGGTTAGAGGTAGAAAAGGCATTAGTTAGAGGGTGGAATAAGCTAGGGCTAATCCCTGATAGCGATTGTGAAAAGATATGTAAAAACGCGAAATTTGACATCGCTAGGATTGATGAGATTGAAGCGGTTACCAAACACGACTTAATCGCTTTTACCACTTCTGTGGCGGAGAGCTTGGGTGAAGAGAGCCGATGGGTGCATTATGGGATCACTTCTAGCGATTGCATAGATACCGCTGTGGCACTGCAAATGCGAGATAGCTTAAAGATTATTTTAGATGATATAAGGCAAGTGAGAGAAGCGATAAAGACAAGGGCTTATCAGCATAAAGACACGCTAATGGTAGGGCGAAGCCACGGAATCCACGGAGAGCCTATCACCTTTGGGCTAGTTTTAGCGATTTGGTATGATGAGCTAGGGCGACATTTAAAGGCGTTAGAATCTACGCTTGAAGTCATCTCTGTGGGGCAGCTAAGCGGGGCTATGGGGAATCTCGCCCATACGCCTATGGAGCTAGAAACGCTAGTGTGCAAAGAGCTAGGGCTAAAACCAGCCCCTGTGAGTAATCAAGTGATACAAAGGGATAGATACGCTAGGCTTATGAGTGATTTAGCCCTTTTGGCTAGTAGCTGTGAGAAAATCGCTGTGGAAGTGCGACACCTGCAACGCACAGAAGTCTATGAAGCAGAAGAGTATTTTGAATCTGGGCAGAAGGGAAGCTCGGCTATGCCGCATAAGCGAAACCCGGTTTTGAGTGAAAACATCACAGGACTTTGCAGAATGATACGCGCTTATGCCCTGCCCGCAATGGAGAATGTAGCACTATGGCACGAGCGAGACATCAGCCATAGTAGCGTGGAGCGATTTATCCTGCCAGATAGCTTTATCACCACAGATTTTATGCTAATGCGTTTAAAAGGACTGCTTGAAAAGCTAGTGGTCTATCCAAAAAATATGATGAAAAATCTCAACCTTACAGGTGGGCTTGTGTTTTCACAGCGAATCTTACTAGAGCTACCTAAAAAAGGCGTATCACGCGAAGACGCCTATAAAATCGTGCAAAGAAATGCGATGAAAGTGTGGGGTGATTTGCAAGGGGGGAAAAGTGCGTTAAACGATAAGGGCGAGAGCTTATATTTGCAATATCTTTTAGCGGATAGCGAACTTGTAGGACTTATCGGTGAAGCAGCAATCCGCGAATGTTTTGAGTTTAGCTACTACACAAAAAATGTAGATTCTATCTTTAAAAGGGTGTTTGGGTAA